A genomic segment from Tuwongella immobilis encodes:
- a CDS encoding DUF1501 domain-containing protein → MMESTPQRREFLHQFGLGGIALTWMLHQERGLRAESPPKPRATPTPTPTGLHFPAKAKRVIQIFSPGGVSHLDTFDYKPDLKKYEGQPLPSDRKIETFFNRPGRLMPTPFRFAQHGQSGRWVSELFPELAKHVDRLTFIQNMQAKSSNHTPAAFQMNSGTLFNGFPCMGAWLSYGLGTMNADLPTFLVMPDPRGLPAGGAVNWTSGFLPAQHQGVTLRNGPEAVRNLQTPPQVNPQERTDSLAMFRTLEEGFAATLPGDDALRARLRSYELAARMQMRIPEVTSIDSEPERIRRMYGLERPETRGFGRNCLLARRFLEKGVRFVQLWHGGAFGSPRINWDAHEDIVDNHRTQAASLDQPVAALLTDLQERGMLDDTLVLWTTEFGRTPITEGIGRPGRDHHPTVFTIWMAGAGLKPGTVYGASDDLGFGPQDDEATTIYDFHATVLHLLGIDHTKLTYYHNGIRRRLTDVHGEVIEDILA, encoded by the coding sequence ATGATGGAATCGACACCGCAACGCCGGGAGTTTTTGCATCAATTCGGTCTGGGGGGAATCGCGCTGACTTGGATGCTGCATCAGGAACGCGGCTTGCGTGCGGAGTCGCCCCCGAAACCGCGTGCGACTCCGACTCCGACTCCGACTGGGCTGCATTTCCCGGCGAAGGCCAAACGGGTGATTCAGATTTTTTCGCCCGGTGGTGTCAGTCATTTGGACACGTTCGACTACAAGCCGGATCTGAAGAAATACGAAGGTCAGCCGCTGCCGAGTGATCGCAAAATCGAGACATTCTTCAATCGACCGGGCCGGTTGATGCCGACGCCGTTTCGCTTTGCGCAACATGGGCAATCGGGCCGATGGGTGAGCGAGCTGTTTCCGGAATTGGCGAAGCATGTGGATCGTCTGACGTTCATCCAAAATATGCAGGCGAAAAGCAGCAATCACACCCCCGCCGCGTTCCAGATGAATTCCGGCACACTGTTCAACGGCTTCCCGTGTATGGGGGCGTGGCTCAGTTACGGATTGGGGACGATGAACGCCGATCTGCCGACGTTCCTGGTCATGCCCGATCCGCGTGGGTTGCCGGCGGGCGGGGCGGTGAATTGGACCAGCGGATTTCTGCCAGCACAACATCAAGGCGTGACCCTGCGAAACGGGCCGGAAGCGGTGCGGAATCTGCAAACGCCGCCGCAAGTCAATCCGCAAGAACGCACGGATTCGCTGGCGATGTTTCGCACCTTGGAAGAGGGATTCGCCGCCACCTTGCCCGGCGACGATGCGCTCCGCGCGCGATTGCGCAGCTACGAATTGGCCGCCCGCATGCAAATGCGAATTCCCGAAGTCACGAGCATCGATTCCGAGCCCGAGCGGATTCGCCGCATGTACGGCCTGGAGCGTCCCGAGACGCGAGGCTTCGGTCGCAACTGCTTACTGGCACGGCGGTTCCTGGAAAAGGGCGTGCGATTTGTGCAGCTCTGGCATGGTGGGGCGTTCGGGTCGCCGCGGATCAATTGGGATGCCCACGAGGATATTGTCGACAATCACCGCACACAAGCAGCGAGTCTGGATCAACCGGTGGCCGCCCTGCTCACCGACTTGCAGGAACGCGGCATGCTGGACGATACGTTGGTGTTGTGGACAACCGAGTTTGGCCGCACCCCCATCACCGAGGGAATCGGCCGACCCGGACGGGATCACCATCCCACGGTGTTTACGATCTGGATGGCCGGCGCGGGGTTGAAGCCCGGCACCGTCTACGGCGCATCCGATGACCTCGGCTTCGGCCCGCAGGACGATGAAGCGACCACGATCTACGACTTCCACGCCACGGTGCTGCATCTGTTGGGGATCGACCACACGAAGTTGACCTATTACCACAACGGAATCCGCCGCCGCCTCACCGACGTCCATGGCGAAGTGATCGAAGACATTCTGGCATAA
- a CDS encoding TolB family protein: MNSSDFRAITRDGRLKQDPTVAPDGHSLIYALQETPALLRLMRLDLRTGRIEPLHPAANTSEYELSYAADGSAYAFVQNRGNLSLSLVIRDANTKQDYAFTPGGGFAGLRRPAFHPDGKRIALSVPMPNGGQSIITVNRRGEDRQPLIEGAINTSPAWSPDGKSLALISSRSGTLELYLWDATTKALTLLKTPVGLKQRPTWSPDGKWIAFTINREGIYRIARIRPDGKDFAILTQESERDDYPCFLPNQPALLYVRLLRGRTDIVQLPL, from the coding sequence ATGAACTCTTCTGATTTTCGTGCGATCACTCGCGACGGCCGACTCAAACAAGATCCCACCGTCGCCCCTGACGGCCATTCTCTGATTTACGCCCTGCAAGAAACGCCCGCCCTGCTGCGTCTCATGCGGTTGGATCTGCGCACCGGCCGCATCGAACCGCTGCATCCGGCTGCGAATACATCGGAATACGAACTATCGTATGCCGCCGATGGTTCCGCTTACGCATTTGTCCAAAATCGCGGCAATCTCTCCCTGTCACTCGTTATCCGCGACGCCAATACGAAGCAAGATTACGCGTTCACTCCCGGTGGCGGCTTCGCGGGACTTCGCCGCCCGGCCTTCCACCCCGATGGCAAACGGATTGCCCTGAGCGTGCCAATGCCCAACGGTGGCCAGTCGATCATCACCGTCAACCGACGGGGCGAAGATCGCCAGCCACTGATCGAAGGCGCGATCAACACCAGCCCCGCCTGGTCGCCGGATGGCAAATCGCTGGCGCTGATCTCCAGCCGCAGTGGAACGCTGGAACTGTACCTCTGGGACGCCACCACCAAAGCGCTGACGCTGCTGAAAACGCCAGTCGGTCTGAAGCAACGCCCCACGTGGTCCCCCGACGGCAAATGGATCGCCTTCACCATCAACCGCGAAGGCATCTACCGCATCGCCCGAATCCGCCCGGATGGCAAAGACTTCGCGATTCTCACCCAAGAAAGCGAACGCGACGACTACCCCTGCTTCCTCCCCAATCAACCCGCGCTCCTCTACGTCCGCCTCCTCCGCGGCCGCACCGACATCGTCCAACTGCCCCTGTAA
- a CDS encoding DUF1501 domain-containing protein: MMHVGSFRSQLCAGITRRSFVTAGMLAPFLMPGGASAAPHRAKSVVLLWLWGAPSHLDTFDPKPNAPSEFRGPFGTIPTRTPGVRFTELFPKMAARSNRFALIRSHKNFDADHLKGGTIGLTGETDLSTTAPNFGSVLARHRGRGDLPGFMAIGRGNPRDVTGPMKGYGGGTWGRTYDPFLVSCADTGETDVPALKILDGLTPHHLTERRTLLGELDGLQRAIDRTAQQKWDQSRERAYALLLSPEARQALDLSRESEQTRERYGQTSFGQACLLARRLVEARVPYIQVNWSQYVEAMTPQCDFGWDTHIFNFDMLMDRHGPILDRVYSTLLDDLDERGLLEDTLVVAMGEFGRTPRINGQASRDHWPRVYSSIWAGAGVLGGRVIGESDPRGEDPLTDPITPAMVGTTMLELAGVDAQARAEYRVLPQGRVIHELF, from the coding sequence ATGATGCACGTCGGCTCGTTTCGGTCGCAATTATGTGCTGGCATCACTCGCCGATCCTTCGTGACGGCGGGGATGCTTGCCCCGTTTCTGATGCCCGGCGGCGCATCGGCTGCCCCACATCGTGCCAAGTCGGTCGTGCTGTTGTGGCTCTGGGGTGCCCCCAGTCACCTCGACACGTTCGATCCCAAACCCAATGCCCCCAGCGAGTTCCGTGGGCCGTTCGGCACCATCCCCACGCGCACTCCCGGCGTTCGATTCACCGAGCTATTCCCGAAAATGGCCGCTCGCTCGAATCGATTCGCACTGATTCGTTCGCATAAAAATTTCGACGCCGATCACCTCAAGGGTGGCACCATTGGGCTGACCGGCGAAACCGACCTGAGCACGACCGCGCCAAACTTCGGCTCGGTGCTGGCTCGCCATCGGGGTCGCGGCGATCTGCCCGGATTCATGGCCATCGGGCGTGGCAATCCACGCGATGTCACCGGGCCGATGAAAGGCTACGGCGGTGGCACCTGGGGACGAACATACGACCCCTTTCTCGTCTCCTGTGCGGATACCGGCGAGACCGACGTTCCGGCCCTGAAAATTCTCGACGGGTTGACACCGCATCATCTGACCGAACGGCGAACCCTTCTCGGCGAACTCGACGGATTGCAGCGTGCCATCGATCGAACCGCACAGCAGAAGTGGGATCAATCCCGCGAGCGTGCCTACGCCCTGCTCCTCTCCCCCGAAGCGCGACAAGCCCTCGACCTGAGCCGCGAATCCGAACAGACCCGCGAACGCTACGGGCAGACCAGTTTCGGCCAGGCCTGTCTGCTCGCCCGCAGATTGGTCGAAGCCAGGGTTCCGTACATCCAAGTCAATTGGTCGCAATATGTTGAGGCGATGACGCCCCAATGCGATTTTGGCTGGGATACCCACATTTTCAATTTTGACATGCTCATGGACCGACACGGGCCGATTCTCGATCGGGTCTATTCGACGCTGCTCGACGATCTCGACGAACGCGGTCTGTTGGAGGATACCCTGGTCGTGGCGATGGGCGAATTCGGTCGCACGCCCCGCATCAATGGCCAAGCCTCCCGCGATCACTGGCCGCGGGTCTATTCGTCGATTTGGGCGGGTGCCGGTGTGCTGGGTGGTCGCGTGATTGGCGAAAGCGACCCACGCGGCGAAGATCCGCTGACCGACCCCATCACCCCCGCCATGGTCGGCACCACCATGCTCGAACTCGCCGGCGTCGATGCCCAAGCACGGGCCGAATATCGCGTGTTGCCCCAAGGACGAGTCATCCATGAACTCTTCTGA
- a CDS encoding DUF1501 domain-containing protein, with translation MLSILGKPDRMCDGVSRRSFLKIGAFSFGAANLTLADILRAEQFTGRTSSHKAVINIFLGGGPPHQDMFDLKPDAPAEIRGEFKPIATNVTGIQIGECFPRIARMMDKFAIIRSIVGARGGHDAIQCMSGWPGDSMRNMGGRPSLGAAVARLQGTVDPSVPPFVGLADRTAHGPWSDPGTPGFLGSSFAAFKPSGPDMANMLLSGVNKEQLGDRRQLLAGFDALNRSVDATGQIRAFDSVTERALNVLTSSKLLEALDLSKEDPRVRARYGDGKPYQYQYDGAPTVNDQLLMARRLVEAGVRVVTLSYGRWDSHGKNFDLVRDHGTKLDQGLSALVEDLEIRGMLNDVAVIAWGEFGRTPRINASAGRDHWPQVSCAIMAGGGLKTGQVVGSTNRLGEYAKDRPTTFGEVIATLYHTLGINPATATVNDPTGRPTHLVEDSAMRELI, from the coding sequence ATGCTCTCCATTCTCGGTAAACCCGATCGCATGTGCGATGGCGTCTCCCGTCGCAGCTTCCTCAAAATTGGCGCGTTTAGCTTCGGTGCCGCCAACCTGACGCTGGCGGATATTCTGCGGGCCGAGCAATTCACCGGCCGCACCAGTTCGCACAAGGCGGTCATCAACATCTTCTTGGGTGGTGGCCCGCCGCACCAAGACATGTTTGACCTCAAGCCCGATGCCCCAGCGGAAATTCGCGGGGAATTCAAGCCGATCGCCACGAATGTGACCGGCATCCAAATCGGCGAATGCTTCCCGCGGATTGCCCGGATGATGGACAAATTCGCCATCATTCGTTCGATCGTCGGCGCTCGCGGTGGCCACGATGCCATCCAGTGCATGAGCGGTTGGCCGGGCGATTCGATGCGGAATATGGGTGGTCGGCCCAGTCTCGGGGCTGCGGTTGCTCGCCTGCAAGGGACGGTTGATCCGTCGGTGCCGCCGTTTGTGGGTTTGGCCGACCGCACCGCGCATGGCCCGTGGTCCGATCCGGGCACGCCCGGCTTCCTTGGCTCCTCATTTGCTGCGTTCAAACCATCCGGCCCAGACATGGCCAACATGCTGCTTTCCGGCGTCAACAAGGAGCAACTCGGCGACCGCCGCCAACTCCTCGCCGGTTTCGACGCCCTGAATCGCAGTGTGGATGCCACCGGGCAGATTCGCGCCTTCGACAGCGTTACCGAGCGTGCCCTGAACGTGCTCACCTCGTCGAAGCTGCTCGAAGCGTTGGATCTCTCGAAAGAAGATCCCCGCGTCCGTGCCCGCTACGGCGATGGCAAACCGTACCAATATCAGTACGATGGTGCCCCCACGGTCAACGATCAACTGCTGATGGCTCGTCGGCTGGTCGAAGCTGGCGTGCGAGTGGTCACTTTATCATACGGTCGTTGGGACAGTCACGGCAAGAACTTCGACCTCGTGCGCGATCACGGTACCAAACTCGATCAAGGCTTGTCGGCCCTGGTGGAAGATTTGGAAATTCGCGGCATGCTCAACGATGTCGCCGTCATCGCTTGGGGTGAATTCGGTCGCACGCCGCGCATCAACGCCTCGGCAGGCCGCGATCACTGGCCGCAAGTGTCGTGCGCCATCATGGCCGGCGGTGGCCTCAAGACCGGGCAAGTCGTTGGATCGACCAACCGACTCGGCGAATATGCCAAGGACCGCCCGACCACCTTCGGCGAAGTGATTGCCACCCTGTATCACACACTGGGCATCAATCCCGCCACGGCTACCGTCAACGACCCCACCGGACGCCCCACCCACTTGGTGGAAGACTCGGCAATGCGCGAATTGATCTGA